One stretch of Streptomyces sp. NBC_00443 DNA includes these proteins:
- a CDS encoding urease subunit beta — translation MIPGEILFADGPITYNEGREVTRLTVLNAADRPVQVGSHYHFAEANPGLDFDRAAARGRRLNVAAGTAVRFEPGIPVDVELVPLTGARVVPGLRGETGGALDA, via the coding sequence ATGATTCCCGGAGAGATCCTGTTCGCCGACGGCCCGATCACATACAACGAGGGTCGTGAGGTCACCCGGCTGACCGTCCTCAACGCCGCCGACCGGCCGGTCCAGGTCGGCTCCCATTACCACTTCGCCGAGGCAAACCCCGGTCTGGACTTCGACCGCGCCGCCGCCCGCGGCAGGCGGCTCAACGTCGCCGCAGGCACCGCCGTGCGCTTCGAGCCCGGCATCCCCGTCGACGTCGAACTCGTCCCGCTCACCGGCGCCCGTGTGGTGCCCGGCCTGCGCGGGGAGACCGGAGGTGCCCTCGATGC